From the Trifolium pratense cultivar HEN17-A07 linkage group LG4, ARS_RC_1.1, whole genome shotgun sequence genome, the window AAACATTTGTTATGGCGATTATGCAAAGAGTGTTTACCTTCTCGGGTGCGTTTAAGAAATCATTATGTTCAATGTCCGGAGGAATGTCCAATGTGTTTAGAGGCTCTGGAGGAAGAAAGACTCTTTGAATGTTATTCAACCAAGATTGACTCAATTTCATAGCATTAAAGAGGTGATTCTTGATGTCTGTTGCAATGAAAGTAATGTGGTAGCAGGAAAAGTGGCAATGGGTTTATGGACCTTGTGGAACAATAGGAATAATTTTGTGTGGTATGACACTAAGATGACAGCTCGACAGATTGGCTCTCAAGCAATATACCCATATGGCGCTGCAGCAACAACATACAGCAGCTATGTTTCAACAGTGGCAACCACCAATACAAGGTTATTTGAAGTGCAATGTTGATGCAAGCTTTTTTGTATCAAATGGTGCAACAGGTTGCGGGTGGTGCATTTGAGATCATCTTGGGAGATTCATTCTTGCAGGCTCAAATTTTATCCACGAGAGCCTCAACAGTCAACACAATTGAAGGAGAGGCTTTAGCGTGGAAAGAAGCTATTCATGAAGTGATTCAAAGAGGAATTTCTCATGTTATCTTTGAAAGTGACTCTAAAGTTGTAGTTGATGCTATTGCTTCTAGGAGTGTCGGTACTTAACAATGAGgcagagttaggactagtttGAGGAACACGTGACAGCTTGCGACACATTGAGCCTTAAGGGTAATGATACCAAAGTTTAAACGAGTAAGTGGAACCGACTGGGAGAGGATATTTAGGCAGAGTAAAGGCAACCCTAACTAAGCTATGaccagtttgtaatagaaatagggaacgagTGCTTCCGAACCTATTTTAGAAGAGTAATCCTAATAGAGGGGAACAAGAGAattaaccaccaagcaggagtaagggagggattcgaaaacacttaaccaccccgcgtggacacacacacaccttttatttattctttcgGTCATTTATTTTCTTGCAATTTATTTCATCAGCACGACTATCTCCAAAcaccaaagcgaatgcaaaactatctaaattcctaagcgaaactaataattttggcacaatccctgtggagaatgataacttatcactttattacttgattGCGATTCTGTGTATttgcagagccaccatcaaTTCGTATTTCAGCttatttgtgtttgattttggtgtttttgattttGCAATTACTCCAACCATAGATAAGATGAGAGCAGTGGAATTATTCTAGGAAATTGTATGTTGAGAATAATCTGATTTACGAAAAAAAATGAGAGGGAGGAAGTATTTCTAAGATGTATGAACTCTATAAGAAGAAAAGGGCAGAGGCAATTACCAAAATATGAAACAttattgtagttttttttttttttttgacaaaatttattgaatagtTTATATTAGATTTTAAGTATGATCGGTTTTTTTAAGTATATCATGCATATTTGCTTCATTTGATGTATCATACTTAAATTGGGTGTGTAACAATGCCATAAAAATCATTGTAgttgaaaattttataaatgtATAGTTTAGATTAGATTTTAAGTATGATCAATATCTTAAAGAGCGGTGCTATATGCACCGAAATTCTTTTACCAAATTTCTATCGAAAGCATGTGGCACTATTTATTTAGAACGTGGATGGAAGCTCTATGTATTAAAGGAAAATGAGCATGGGCCCCAAAAGAATTGGTAAAAATAGCTTCGTCTGAAAGCGCTAAACTTACCTGCTAATATTTAACCTAAAGAAAAATCAGAGACCTGCCGACAGTTTACAAGCAACAGTTATTcctctgtttttttttcatgCGTGTTGTTGTGATAGAGAAGCAAGCAAAAACCTAACTCAAAGAGAGCTAACATCAGGTTTAGCTGAAAATTTTATCAAGTAAGTTTACTCCTCTAAATTAACCCATCACTCATGCACAATTATGGTTCATCTGACCGTCTTTAGGCAATGATTAAATCTATTTGAATACATTGATAGAAAGGAAGATTGAATACCTTTTTGTGATGCAATTGAAATTAAATCAAATGTGATTTTGA encodes:
- the LOC123922571 gene encoding uncharacterized protein LOC123922571; this translates as MAMVAKQGWNLLTKPDALVTKLLKARYFSRSSFFDASLGAEANNILAVPLLDMIQEDRLIWNEERDGVYSIRSGYRKLMKDKKNGEWPRVKEPWGRIWKIQAPPKAKHLLWRLCKECLPSRRLWRKKDSLNVIQPRLTQFHSIKEVILDVCCNESNVVAGKVAMGLWTLWNNRNNFVWYDTKMTARQIGSQAIYPYGAAATTYSSYVSTVATTNTRLFEVAGGAFEIILGDSFLQAQILSTRASTVNTIEGEALAWKEAIHEVIQRGISHVIFESDSKVVVDAIASRSVGT